The Xenopus tropicalis strain Nigerian chromosome 7, UCB_Xtro_10.0, whole genome shotgun sequence genome includes a region encoding these proteins:
- the pnliprp2 gene encoding pancreatic lipase-related protein 2 isoform X1 has product MLEILGLILLTSGFVQGGQVCYERIGCFPDEAPWGGTVQRPIARLPDSPEHINTRFLLFTKENPDTFQEIRALTPGAISTSNFKASRKTRFIIHGFIEHGYDRWLTHMCATLLKVEDVNCFCVDWTGGAYALYSQAANNVRVVGAEVAHFIQFLSNQYGYSAANVHVIGHSLGSHAAGEAGKRTPGIARITGLDPAGPFFQNTPPEVRLDQSDAQLVDVIHTDASAIFPLTGFGIGQSVGHLDFYPNGGKNMPGCKKSPTLKYLDNYRIFKGSKEIIFCSHIRSYKFYTESILTPDAFVAFPSSDYKTFKKGTGFPCPSGGCPLMGHYAEEFLGPTSGNLSFFLNTGNSEPFARWRYRVTVRTTGTGFLGSIQVSLHGIRGNSKQQEIASGFIKPGGTYSAFIDTESDVGPLTTASFTWKKSLIDLIPGTVGADTVTVQYGKDGQTYHFCSTETVKPKTIQNLTPCYIPDE; this is encoded by the exons ATGTTGGAGATTTTGGGGTTAATTCTGCTCACGTCAGGATTCGTTCAAG GGGGGCAGGTTTGCTACGAGAGGATTGGCTGCTTCCCCGATGAGGCCCCATGGGGGGGCACCGTACAGAGACCAATTGCACGGTTGCCGGACTCCCCGGAACACATTAATACTCGCTTCCTTCTATTCACCAAGGAGAATCCGGATACGTTCCAG GAGATCAGGGCTTTAACCCCCGGCGCCATTTCCACCTCCAATTTTAAAGCCTCCAGGAAAACGCGTTTCATTATCCACGGATTCATCGAACACGGATACGATAGGTGGCTGACCCACATGTGCGCC ACGTTGCTGAAAGTGGAAGACGTGAACTGTTTCTGCGTGGATTGGACCGGGGGGGCCTACGCTCTTTATTCGCAAGCGGCAAACAACGTGCGCGTGGTGGGGGCCGAGGTGGCCCATTTTATCCAGTTCCTGTCG aATCAGTATGGCTACTCCGCGGCTAACGTGCACGTGATTGGTCACAGTCTGGGATCTCACGCTGCGGGGGAAGCGGGGAAGAGAACGCCTGGAATTGCGCGAATCACAG GTCTGGATCCAGCCGGACCTTTCTTTCAGAATACGCCCCCTGAGGTCAGACTCGACCAATCAGATGCACAACTGGTAGATGTCATTCATACGGACGCATCGGCCATCTTCCCACTGACTG GGTTCGGCATTGGCCAATCTGTTGGCCACCTGGACTTCTATCCCAATGGAGGAAAGAATATGCCGGGGTGCAAGAAGAGCCCCACCTTGAAATACTTAGATAATTATCGGATTTTCAAAG GATCAAAAGAAATAATTTTCTGCAGCCATATTCGTAGCTATAAATTCTATACGGAAAGTATTCTGACTCCTGATGCCTTCGTTGCATTTCCCAGCTCTGATTATAAGACGTTTAAAAAG GGTACAGGATTCCCTTGCCCCAGTGGGGGCTGCCCATTAATGGGGCACTACGCAGAAGAGTTTTTGGGACCCACATCGGGCAATTTATCCTTCTTCCTGAATACTGGGAATTCCGAGCCCTTTGCAC GATGGAGATACAGGGTAACTGTCAGAACCACCGGCACGGGGTTCCTGGGATCGATCCAGGTGTCTCTGCATGGGATTCGGGGGAACTCGAAACAGCAGGAGATTGCGAG TGGGTTCATTAAGCCCGGAGGCACCTACTCAGCCTTCATTGATACCGAATCCGACGTCGGGCCCCTCACAACCGCGAGTTTCACCTGGAAAAAGAGCCTCATCGACCTCATTCCGGGCACAGTCGGCGCCGACACTGTAACCGTGCAGTATGGGAAGGACGGACAGAC gtaCCATTTCTGCAGCACAGAGACTGTGAAGCCCAAGACCATTCAGAACCTGACTCCCTGTTACATCCCAGATGAGTAG
- the pnliprp2 gene encoding pancreatic lipase-related protein 2 precursor (The RefSeq protein has 1 substitution compared to this genomic sequence) codes for MLEILGLILLTSGFVQGGQVCYERIGCFPDEAPWGGTVQRPIARLPDSPEHINTRFLLFTKENPDTFQEIRALTPGAISTSNFKASRKTRFIIHGFIEHGYDRWLTHMCATLLKVEDVNCFCVDWTGGAYALYSQAANNVRVVGAEVAHFIQFLSNQYGYSAANVHVIGHSLGSHAAGETGKRTPGIARITGLDPAGPFFQNTPPEVRLDQSDAQLVDVIHTDASAIFPLTGFGIGQSVGHLDFYPNGGKNMPGCKKSPTLKYLDNYRIFKGSKEIIFCSHIRSYKFYTESILTPDAFVAFPSSDYKTFKKGTGFPCPSGGCPLMGHYAEEFLGPTSGNLSFFLNTGNSEPFARWRYRVTVRTTGTGFLGSIQVSLHGIRGNSKQQEIASGFIKPGGTYSAFIDTESDVGPLTTASFTWKKSLIDLIPGTVGADTVTVQYGKDGQTYHFCSTETVKPKTIQNLTPCYIPDE; via the exons ATGTTGGAGATTTTGGGGTTAATTCTGCTCACGTCAGGATTCGTTCAAG GGGGGCAGGTTTGCTACGAGAGGATTGGCTGCTTCCCCGATGAGGCCCCATGGGGGGGCACCGTACAGAGACCAATTGCACGGTTGCCGGACTCCCCGGAACACATTAATACTCGCTTCCTTCTATTCACCAAGGAGAATCCGGATACGTTCCAG GAGATCAGGGCTTTAACCCCCGGCGCCATTTCCACCTCCAATTTTAAAGCCTCCAGGAAAACGCGTTTCATTATCCACGGATTCATCGAACACGGATACGATAGGTGGCTGACCCACATGTGCGCC ACGTTGCTGAAAGTGGAAGACGTGAACTGTTTCTGCGTGGATTGGACCGGGGGGGCCTACGCTCTTTATTCGCAAGCGGCAAACAACGTGCGCGTGGTGGGGGCCGAGGTGGCCCATTTTATCCAGTTCCTGTCG aATCAGTATGGCTACTCCGCGGCTAACGTGCACGTGATTGGTCACAGTCTGGGATCTCACGCTGCGGGGGAAGCGGGGAAGAGAACGCCTGGAATTGCGCGAATCACAG GTCTGGATCCAGCCGGACCTTTCTTTCAGAATACGCCCCCTGAGGTCAGACTCGACCAATCAGATGCACAACTGGTAGATGTCATTCATACGGACGCATCGGCCATCTTCCCACTGACTG GGTTCGGCATTGGCCAATCTGTTGGCCACCTGGACTTCTATCCCAATGGAGGAAAGAATATGCCGGGGTGCAAGAAGAGCCCCACCTTGAAATACTTAGATAATTATCGGATTTTCAAAG GATCAAAAGAAATAATTTTCTGCAGCCATATTCGTAGCTATAAATTCTATACGGAAAGTATTCTGACTCCTGATGCCTTCGTTGCATTTCCCAGCTCTGATTATAAGACGTTTAAAAAG GGTACAGGATTCCCTTGCCCCAGTGGGGGCTGCCCATTAATGGGGCACTACGCAGAAGAGTTTTTGGGACCCACATCGGGCAATTTATCCTTCTTCCTGAATACTGGGAATTCCGAGCCCTTTGCAC GATGGAGATACAGGGTAACTGTCAGAACCACCGGCACGGGGTTCCTGGGATCGATCCAGGTGTCTCTGCATGGGATTCGGGGGAACTCGAAACAGCAGGAGATTGCGAG TGGGTTCATTAAGCCCGGAGGCACCTACTCAGCCTTCATTGATACCGAATCCGACGTCGGGCCCCTCACAACCGCGAGTTTCACCTGGAAAAAGAGCCTCATCGACCTCATTCCGGGCACAGTCGGCGCCGACACTGTAACCGTGCAGTATGGGAAGGACGGACAGAC gtaCCATTTCTGCAGCACAGAGACTGTGAAGCCCAAGACCATTCAGAACCTGACTCCCTGTTACATCCCAGATGAGTAG